TTTTGCGATTGGAGAACGGTAGGATCGTTCCATTTCCGGGGCCGGGCATTCAAAACTTTGAGGAGTTTGACCAGATGTTTCGTCGCTTCGACGAATTCAAACGTCAAAACTTACAGACACTGCCAAAGCTAGAAGAGAACCGGTTGGAAAAGTGATCGCTGCGTCGGGCGGGACTAGTGCTTCGTTCCAACTCGATTTTGGATTAGCCGTATGGCGTTAGCCACGGTTTCAGTGCAATAACCGGGGCTAACGCCCGTCGGCTGATGACCCGAACCCGTATTTTCATATGGATCGAAGCACTAGCTTTCACCTTCGGCGGTCGATTGACGTTCGAGTGATTCGATCGCCTTTTTTAGTTGTCCACGCGCACGGCTAAGTCGGCTACGCACGGTGCCGATCGAGATTTGCAGAATCTCCGCAATCTCTTCGTAGGCGAAGTCTTCCATTTCGCGGAGCGTCAGAATGCGGCGATGTTCATCAGTCAATGTTTCGATGGCAACACGGACCAAGTTAATTCGCTCATCCCGCAGCATACCTTCGTCAACGGCGTCCTTCTCGTCTGCAATCTCCAAGCCGTTGTCTTCTCGGATTTGGTCCAAAGAAACACGTGCTCGTTTTTTGCGACGACGTGTTAACGCACTATTGAACGCGATACGGTAAAGCCAAGTGAAAAACTGACTATTGCGTTGAAACGTATCCAGCTTGGTAAAGGCTCGGATAAACGCATCTTGAGTGACTTCTTCGGCTTCTTCTGGCGAACCGGTCACCTGCAACATTGAAGCAAATAGCCGATCCTGGTTCTTGCGAACCAAATCGGCAAAGGCAGATCGGTCACCGGCAAGGGCGCGATCGATTAGCCTTGGCTCATCGTAGTCTCGATCTTGCTCTGGAGCCAAGCCGCCGCCTTCTAGATGTTGCGTCTAAAAATATGGGTTTGTGTGTAGCCGATAAAAATGGCCCGAGCGAAATTGTAAACGCCCGAGCCATGGTTGATTAGCTCCACTATAATTCGGATCGACGATCCGGGCTACATTCGTCACCCTTTTGCTACCGGTATACGGCGTTTTCCCTTGTTTGGATCGGCTTTCGGTACCGAGATTTCTAGGACGCCATCGGCAAGGTTGGCCGACACGTGATCGGCATCAATTGGGATCGAGAAGCGTACAACGCGATGAAATTCTCCGTTGGGGCGTTCTCGCTTGCGTGATTGGCGGCCTACGGCATCGGTGGCAGATTCCGGCACCGCTTCGGGCGTATCAGCCTGCACGCCGCCGCGAGATCCTTTTACTGTTAAGACGTCTTCGCTGACGTCGATTTCGACTGCGTCTTGCGCGACTCCTGGGACATCCAGAGTTATGTAAAACGCTTTTTCGGTTTCGTCGATGTCCAACGGAACCCGCATTGATTTTTGTCTTTTATCACCACTTGGTGTCTCGCCAAAAAAGGTTTCGACCAAGGTGTTCATATCGGTTGCCAAGTCATCCAGAAACTGTGACGAGGCTTGTTTGGGAAATACCATTCGCATCGTTTATTCCTCGAGATCTTTCGTTTGATTCAATCTGTTTGGTGACTGTCATTTCGACAGCAGGTTTGCATGCGAAGGTTTGTCGATATGCACACGGAGTGCCAATCAACTTTCGGCGGCGATTGAATCGTTACGAGGAAGTCTTCAGGAACTCGGCCAGGCGTTTCAGTTCGTCGGTGTTGATGTGGTCAACCCCGGCCTCCAAAAGTGCTTTCCAAACGGCTTCGTTTTCCGATGTGGCCCAGAAACGAACGCGTTGTCCGTTCGCGTGAGCCGCATTGACAAGTGCTTGTAGCCGCATTTTTTCCTGCGTCGGAAACTCCCCTTCGCCATTCCAACGAAAGCACTTCGACCATCGTTCGCTAATCAATGGCATCAACGTACTTGCAAAAGTGGTCTCTTCGAAATGCTCCAGGCGTCCGTCAACGAAGCTTAGACGGTCGTTTGCTTTCCGCATCGTTTCGATGGTACGGTTCCCCGAAACGATGACTTGGATCGGACCTTCGACATACTTGCCGGATTCGATTCTGCACAGCAGCTCGCGATAATCTTTTAAGACTTCTTCTAGCTTTTCGTAGGTGCTTTCCGCTTCGGTTTTGACGTCGACCATCAAGGTGAACTGTGGGCCATCCTTGAAAACCTTTCCGCCATTTTTCTCGATGCGCTCTTTTAGGGGATCCAGATAGAGATGTTGAAGTGTTCGATCGGGTTTCAGCTCAATCGGGTCATGCCCAACCAGCAGGGCTCCGTTCCACAGGAAGATGTCTGATTCGACACTGCAGAAGCCGTTGTCCAACGCATCATGAAGTGGTCGGTCATGCCAGTAGTCGTTGTGTGCGTGTGCCTGGCGTAGCGGTTCAACGGCTTCGCAAACATTTGACGAAGCGAAATTGCAGGTCACAAAGACCAAGTATGCGATGAAAACGAGCCGGTGTTTTTGAAGCATGGTTTCGGTGGTGGCGGGGCATTGGCGACGCGATGAAAATAGAAACTCATTATATCGCACCACGTCTGAGCACAGCGTGGCGCGATCTTAATCGCTAACCTGAAACCAAACGTCGGTAAGAAAGACTTGCTGGCTAGTCTTGGGGATGCTTGGCAAGAACGCCAAGCAGTACAAAGAATGAGATGAAGATTAGGATTGCCCCCAGCAGAAACGGCGCGCCGGCGAACTTGAACGGTGCAGAACTGCCCGTGAAATAGCTGAACAGTCCGCTGGTGAAAATGATTGGAGCAAAGATGCTGGTCAGACCTTGCAGCGAAGTCAGTGCGCCCTGGACTTCGCCTTGCTCTGATTCATGAACTGTTTTGGTGACCAGGCTTTGAACGGCAGGTCCTGCCAATCCACCCAGTGCACCCACCACCGCGATTGCAGGCAACATCCAGGCTTCGGTCGCAAAGGCGTATCCCAAGAAGGAAATAGCCGAAATCATCGTGGCGAACAACAAGATTTTGTATTCACCGAAGCGTTTGACGGCGGGCCTTACCAGTCCGCCTTGGACGATGACCGCTGTCACACCGACCCAGCAAAGAAAGAAGCCAACCGTTTGATGGCTCCATTCGAAACGGTACTCCGAGAACAAAACGAACACGTTCTCGAGACCACGTTGCGAAAGCGCTTTGAGCAGGAATACCATTGCCAGTCCCGCGACCAATGGATATCGCCGCAAGGTCTTGATGATGCCAAACGCGTTAGCCGTCTTAAGCGAGAACTGCCGACGTTTTTCAGGTGGCAGTGACTCCGGCAAAATGAAGAAGCCATACATCCAGTTCAGCAGTGCCAGTCCTGCCGCGGCAAAGAAAGGCGCTCGCAGTGATAGTTGGGCACTGAGTAAGCCGCCTAATGCCGGGCCGATGATAAATCCCAGGCCAAATGCCGCACCCACCAATCCGAAGTTACGCGCACGGGTATCATCGGTCGAGATGTCAGCGATGTATGCGTTGCCCGTGGTGAAGCTCGCGCCGAAGATCCCTGAGATAATTCGTGCGACAAAAAGCAACCAAAGGCTGTTGGCCATCCCTTGGATAATAAAGTCGACGCCCAATCCGAAAAGCGCAACGAGCAGAATCGGGCGGCGTCCGAATCGATCCGACAGCCCTCCGAGAATCGGTGCACATAGAAACTGCATCGTCGCATAGGAGGCGACGATCACGCCGTAATACCAAGCGGCGCCGCTTTTGGATAAACCGGAAAGCTCTTCGACCAAACCGGGCAGGACTGGGATCACAATCCCGATTCCCAAGATATCGATGAACAGGGTAATCCAGATGAACAGGATCCCGGCTTGTCGCTTGGGGGATTGGGGAGCTTCGCTGATTTCCTCAGCCGCTTCGATAGCGACCGGCGGAGCGTAGGGCGAAGCTTCAGAATCGCTCTGTTCAGAGTCGCTCCGGTTGGAAGCGATCGATTCTTGCGACTCTGGATGGTTCATGGCCGATTTTTGCGGAGTTGGCAGCGATGTTGGGCGGGCGAGCGTTCATCTTGAACGTCGAGAATGTGTCGTTGGTGGGCGTGTGAATATATTTACTGAACAACGATTACGGGAGGGGATTACGGGAGGGAGCACGGTAGTGCGGTGCTCGAGTTTGTCGCAATCGCCGGGCACCCGCGGCTGCAGACGGATCCAAAACATGTCCGTTCTGCAGCGGGGAAGGTCCGTGGGGGAATTCGATGAATCGTGTGAATCCCAATCCACTTTAGGCGGACAAATTGGTTCCCACATCGGTGCGGTAGGCACTTAGTGCGGGCAACAGTCCCGCGAGCAGTGCTAGGATCGCTACGAGTGGGAAGACCCAACCCTCGTAAGAGCTGGTGGTCAAGATCCCGACCTGAACGCCGGTCCGGTCTTCGATTTCGCCGCTAAAGAACCAGATGGCCAGGTGTGCCAGCATCCATCCGCTGATCGCACCGATCGAAGCGATGAGCAAGCTTTCCATGAGGATCACGCCTGTGACGGTCTCCCGACGAGCACCCAACGCCCGCATGACGGCGATGTCGCGGCGACGATCGTTCATTGAGTTGTAGATCGCCACCAGAACGCCAACGGCCGCGACGACGCAGGTGATCAGTGTGATGACCAGCAGGGCGGTCAGCATGGGGCCGACGATCGCTTCCATCAACCGTGCGATTTCACCAACTGGGGCTGCTGCCTGTGCGCGAACGCTTTCGTTGACTTGCGTTTCCAGTACAACACCCAGCATGGGCATTCCGGTACGGACAAGGATCGATGTGACTTCGCGTTCGGGAATCGTTAGCGGTTGGTGCCCGGCATCATCGGCAATCGCTTCGGTGGGAGGCTCGATGATCGCATCTTCGGTAACCGGTTTGGCGTGACCATCAAGCAAATAAAAGCCTTCCAGGTTCACAAAAGCGGCGCGGTCATTTGGGGTTCCGGTCGGGTCCATGATGCCGACCACGGTAAAGCCTTGCCCGTGGCCTTTGCCTTCGGGATCACCGTGGTTGTTCTGAAACGTGTCGCCAACCGACAAGTTCATTTGGCGGGCGACGCGTGACCCGAGCACTGCTTCAAAGTAACCGTATTCTTCCGAGTGAGTTTTCAGCGCGCGACCGGCGCTGAATGTGAACTTCTCTTCTAGCGTCGGGCCGTGACGGAGCAGTTCGAAAAAGTCCGGTGTTGTGCCGACCACACGGAACTCGCTCAAGTAGTCGCCCAGTGCCAGTGGGATCGCGAAACCGCCTCCGGCCACATAGCTGGCGTAGACCCCATCGCGTTCTCCTAATGCGGGGTCGCCCCCGTATTGTCGAACCATTTCGGCACGTTGATCGGCCGGAAAGAATTCCATGTATTCCGTGAACGGTAGGTTTTCGATCGGGCGACTGAGGTAGTAAACACTGTTTAGCGTCAGCTGCAGGGCGCTACCTTTGGGACCGACGACAAGGTTGTAGCCCACTTGCGCGTTGCGCGAGAACGCTTCGGTGACGATGCCGAAGATGGCAAGCACCATGACAACAAGTGCCACGCCTAATGCGAGCGAAACGGTTGTCAAAAGACTCGATAATGCTCGGTAACAAAAGTTTCGCCAAGCGATACGAAGGAGCCACATGATTGATGTTAGTTGGCTGAAGTTAGTTGTTGATTAAGCGGTCGCGTGAAGGGCACGGTTGATGTCTTCCAACCGATCAACGCGAGCGAATCGTTCGGTGACCGGCATCGAGTGCGTCACCATCATCAACGCAATGTTTTCTTCGCGACAGGAATTGATGATCAAGTCCAGCACGTTGTCGGCACTTGCCGGATCGACGTTGGCGGTCGGTTCATCGGCCAGCAGCAGTTTCGGGCGACCCGCTAAAGCTCTGGCGATCGCGACTCGTTGTTGTTGCCCAACGGAGAGTTGTTTGGGGCGATAGTTGGCTCGATCCGCCAAGCCGACTTTGCCTAACAAGTCACGTGCACGACCGATATCGACGGGACGGTTGCCAAATGCCATCCCCAGCTGCACGTTCTCGATCGCGGAAAAGGCTGGCAGCAAGTTGAATGTTTGAAAAACGTAGCCGATCGAGCCGGCGCGTAGACGATCGCGTCCCTGTTCGGAAAGCTTTGTCGTTTCGACGTTACCGATTCGAATGCTTCCCGATGTCGGTGTGAGCAGGCCGGCGATGATGTGTAGCAAAGTCGTTTTGCCACCGCCGCTTTCACCGATCAACGCGAGCTGTTCGCCTTGATCGATCGTCAACGATTCGATGTCGAGGACCGTCAACTGGCCTCCGCCGGGCTGGTCGAACGTCTTGATCAGATTGCGGATTGAAAGGACGTGGTTAGCGCCGACGTTCGCATCCGGGCTGGCGGTTTGGTTGGGTTCCATGGCGGTTTCGCTTTGTCTGCGGTTGGTGGTCGGCGATCGATCTAGCCGCGGCCTCGCATCGCACGTTGTAGCCCACGATCGGACTCGCGTTTTTTAATCGTTTCGCGTTTGTCGTGAATCTTCTTGCCTTTGACCAAGCCCATCAAGCATTTGGCGATCCCGCGTTCGTTGAAGTAGACCTTCAGGGGGATCAGGGTCAGGCCACGTTCATGCGCACGGCCTGAAAACTTATTGATCTCGACCGCATGAAGTAACAGCTTCCTTGGACGTCGCGGATCGTGATTCCACATCCCGGCGTTGTTGTAGTGAGCGATGTCCGCACCGATCAACCACAGCTCGCGATCCTTTTCTCTGATGTGAGCCTCGTCGAGTGAAAGTTTTCCTTCACGCATCGATTTCACTTCGCTGCCCATCAGCATCAAACCACATTCGATCGTGTCGAGAATCTCGTAGCGATGACGTGCCTTGCGGTTTTCAGAGACAACGGTGATCTGCGGCCCAGCCTTTTTCGAAGCGGTGCCTTTCTTCGGTTTTGATTTTTTGTTCTTCGCCATGATGGGGGGATTGTATCCGCAGATGCTGCCTTGGGTATCTCCCACCACGGTTGGGCTGAGTCGGTTTCAGTGGGGAGCTTTCGGTTGCGTCTCCGTGTGGTGGTGCGGTTGCACTACGTATAGAAAGCAAGACGAAGGCGTGCCGAATTGCCAAAGGCTTCCGATGGTTCGGGGGCTATTGGCGGGTTCAATTAGCGGGGGAGTTGTAGCGAGGCCGTCGAAAGCACACGATTCGTTGTGTGATTACATCGATTAAACACGTTCTTAGTGACCGTTTAGGCGTCCTTAGTGACCGGCATCGAATCGCCTTTACCGATTACCCATTGCTCCAGCTGACCTTTCACTACAATACCGCAGACGAAAGAGTTCGCATCTGGTTCACGCAAAACACTGATTTTTTAACGTTCATGGCATTTCGTTTACCTGTCGTAGCTGACCCGGAAATTCCCGAAGGAACCGATTTGAGCGGAAGCGGTCGGCTACCACGCTGGCTGAAGCGACCGATCCCCAAAAGCAACGCCAACCACATGACGGCGGGGCTGTTGGATGAATTGAAACTGGAAACGGTTTGCGATAACGCGAAGTGCCCCAACCGGATGGAGTGCTACAGCCAGCAAACCGCGACATTCATGATCTTGGGAAATGTTTGCACGCGGCCATGCGGTTTTTGTGCCGTTCACCGTGGTCGTCCTCCCGCGATGCCCGAGGCTGATGAACCCGAGCGAGTTGCGGAGGCGGCTGCTCGACTGGGATTGAAGCATGTCGTGATCACCAGTGTGACGCGCGATGATCTTCCCGACGGCGGCGCGGACCATTACTACCGCTGCATTGTGGCTGTGCGTGAACGAACCGGAGCGACAACCGAGGTGCTGACGCCTGACTTTGTCCAGTGCCGTGACGCACTCGAGCGTGTGATCGAAGCGAAGCCAACCGTCTTCAACCACAACATGGAAACCGTCCCGCGACTTTACCGACGCGTCCGTGGTCCCAAAAGCGAATACGCTTGGACGCTCGGGATGATGAAAAAGGTCAAGGAATACGATCCGGCGGTTAAAACCAAAAGCGGATTGATGCTTGGTCTAGGCGAAGAACGTGGCGAGTTGCTTGACGCATTAGCGGATATGCGTGAGTACGACGTCGACTTTTTGACGCTGGGGCAGTACTTGCAACCAGGTGAAAAGTATCTGCCGGTTGTGCGCTACGTTCCGCCGGAAGAGTTCGAAGAGCTAGCCGAAATCGCCAAGGGCATGGGCTTTAAGAAAGTGGCCAGCGGCCCCTTCGTCCGCAGTAGCTATCACGCCCGCGATATGGCTGAAACCGAAGTCTGACTCGCCAGCGGCGCCGCGTCTGCTGGAACCTGCGAACCCAGCGGACTCGATTCTAACGAGACCAGGGTCAATCGACTCTGGGGTGCTGCACTGCACTCTGAAACACTGCACTCTGTCGAGCTGCACTGCGAAACACTGCACTCTGAAGCACTGCGATCTGAAACACTGCGATCTGGGACAACGAGTGCGTCTGGGCACACCTGATCTCATTGCTTCAGAAACTCTGTGATTTGCCGGGGCCTGTTGTTGTTTGGGGGATATGCAATACTATCCGCCCACAAGGCAGACAATTGGATCTGACGAACATCAGAGCTGGGAGAGCACAATGTTTGATCTGACTCAGTACGAAATCGACGTCAAAAAAATCTTTCGCAACGCCTCGCCGGCGGCACTCTACGAAGAAGCTCTTCGCTACGAAAAAAATGCGACCTTGGCCGATACCGGTGCCCTGATTGCCTATTCAGGTGACAAGACTGGGCGGTCGCCGAAGGATAAACGCATCGTTAAACATCCCGAATCGGAGAACGATGTTTGGTGGGGAACCGTCAACATTGGACTCGACGAGCAGGTCTTTTGCGTCAACCGTGAACGGGCGATTGATTATCTCAACACCCGCAGTCGGCTGTACGTTCTGGATGCATTCGCCGGATGGGATCCCAAGTATCGCATCAAGGTTCGCGTCATCTGTGCACGTCCGTATCACGCGTTGTTCATGCACAACATGTTGATCCGTCCGACTCGTGAAGAGCTGGAAACGTTTGGCGAACCGGATTGTGTGATCATCAACGCCGGTGCTTTTCCGGCGAACCGCTACACGACCGGGATGACTAGCAAGACCAGCGTCGATCTAAGCTTGGAACGACGAGAAGTGGTCATCTTGGGAACGCAGTACGCCGGTGAGATGAAGAAGGCCGTGTTCACATTGATGAACTACCTGATGCCGAAGTCAGGTGTGCTGCCGATGCACTGCTCCGCGACTAGCGATCCAGAAACGGATCGCTCATCCGTTCTCTTTGGTCTATCGGGAACCGGCAAGACGACTCTTTCTGCTGACCCTAAGCGTTCGCTTATCGGTGACGACGAACACTGCTGGACCGATCATGGTGTCTTCAATATCGAAGGCGGGTGCTACGCAAAAGCGATCTATCTGACACGTGATGCCGAACCACAAATCTTTGACGCGCTTCGCTATGGTGCGGTGTTAGAGAATGTGGTCTACGATCAAGCCGATCACCATGTCGAATTTGATGACAGTTCGATCACCGAGAACACTCGCGGTGCTTACCCGATTGAATATATCCCCAATGCAAAGATCCCATGCACGGCCGGTCAACCGACCGATGTGATCTTCTTGACCTGCGACGCATTCGGCGTGCTACCACCAGTCAGTCGGTTGACTCCAGAGCAGGCAGAGTACCACTTTATCAGCGGCTATACCGCCAAAGTCGCCGGTACCGAAGTCGGCGTGACTGAACCCGAAGCGACATTCTCACCTTGCTTTGGTGGCCCATTTTTGGTCTGGCATCCCGGCAAGTACGCCGAGCTGTTGTCCGAGCGTATTCGCCGCTACGGCACGAATGTTTGGCTGATCAACACCGGTTGGAGCGGCGGGGCTTACGGTGTGGGAAGCCGGATGAAGCTGGCATACACTCGCGCGATCGTCGATGCGATTCATAGCGGGGTTCTCAAAGACGCTCCTGTCGAAAAGGAACCCTGTTTCGGATTGGACGTCGTAACAAAGTGTCCGGGCGTTCCTGATGAAATCCTGGTGCCGCGAAATACTTGGAGTGATCCAAGTGCCTATGACGCCACCGCGAAAAAGCTCGCTGGGCTCTTCCACAAGAACTTTAAATCCTACGCCGATGGCGTTAGCGATAAAGTTCGTGATGCTGGCCCCATGCCTGTCTAAGGCGTTCGATCGCTTTGGCTGTCATTCGGTGCTCGTGCCAAGCTAAGGTGCGAGCACTGCGGTGCGAGCCCTGTGGTGCGAGCACTGCGGTAGGAACACTGTGGGGCAAGGTCGGGATTGTCGGCGCGAGCTGAATTAATCACCGGTCATTGTTATTGTTCGAAGTAGGCTTCTTCGGAAAGGTCGTCGATGACTTCGTCTTTCAGCATCGGCGAAGACGACGATTCAATTTCTGAAGGCGGTTCCTGCGGAGAATTCAGTTCCAGCGTTTCAGCTGCCGGCCCAATGATCGACTCAGCAGGTTCCTGGTGAGCCACTGGCATGACGGGGGTAAGGTCGATGATCTTGCGTTCCAAGTCGAACTCTTCAGGCGGCCGGTCATCACGGTCCAGCGAGGACGCGATATCATCCCTCGAAGGTCCGCGATCAAGTGCATCGTTTAGGGTCAGCGCCAGTTGCTCATCGGCCCAGCGACGCCACTCGGGACGGGTTTCGATTAAAGCGAGGTCCTGCAGTTGCTGCATTAGAACTTCGTCTCGTTCACCACGTCGAATTCGTAGGCGTACCAGGTTTCCTAGATAGTGAGGATTGGCTGGGGCCATGTGGTTGGCGGTGTAGTAAAGGTCCAGCGCCTCGTCGACCCGTCCACCGGATTCCAATGCCAACGCCAGGTTGTAAACCACCGTCGCATCTTGCGGAAGAAACTGCCGAGCTTCTTCGAATGCCATGACGGCTTGATAGAGGTTGCCCTGTTGGTAGTGCATCAAGCCAAGATTGTTGTGTGCCGGCCCGTATGCGTAGTCAGCTTCGATCGCATCGCGGAAATGCTTGGCAGCCAAATCGCGATGTTCGTGATTAAGCGAGCGAATGCCTGAGTTGGTCAGTCGCTTGGCTTTGGCCGTGTCTCGCTTCGATGCGGCTTTGACGACTGATCGATTGGCAGATCGTGACAGCGAACAACCCGCCGGCGCAGCAAGCAATGCCGCGACCATCATCGCGGAAATCAGTTTGCGTCCGTTGCGTTTCGCCCTTTGCAGCATATTCCCTCAGTTGCTGCAGCAATCATGTCGTGAAACTCTGCACGACTTCTTTCGCTAGGACTCGCTTTTCGGTGAAAACGTGATCTGGGTCAAGATCAGCTGGCAATCCCATAGCTCTCGATTGCCTTGGCGCGTTGGCGAAGTCAGCTTCATATCACGCACCAAACTGCCGGTGGACGCATCCTCGAGCTCGTCGCAGAACGCGGTGATCTGCGGCACGGTGGCTCGGTTTAGCTTGATCGATACCGACTGAAGCATGTAATCCGAGCGGTCGATCCGCTGTGGCGCCGATGGCGACTGAGTTGATAGCATTCGCTCAGGAAGGCCTGCATCGGCGATGGCGGTGTAAATGCGATTGAGCAATTCATCCGCCGCCTGGATTTGCAAGGCCGCAATCGAAGGCTTATCCGATAGTGCCTGGATCTGCGATAGTTTTTGGCGAAGCTCGATCAGATCGGCCTGGCCGTTCTGCAGACGCTGCGACTTCTGCCGCACCTCCGAGACAGCTGAGACGGCGTACAAGCTGAGCAAGCCGACGAAGGCGGCGATTGCGATTCGCTTCGAATTCGTTGTCATTGCTCACCTCCCGATTCGGCATCAGCTTGCCGGTTCATCGGCGGGATCCAACGGGCAGTCATCAACGACTGGTAGGTTTCGATCGGCTCAAGCTTGCTTGGCGGAATCTGTTCGGAAGCCGGCGGTGAAACCTCAAAACCGGATTGCTCCAAACTGTTCGCGATGATTCCAATTTGAATTGCCGATGCCGCCCGAACGGTGAAGCTGCAATCACCATTTTCGATGTTGAGATCCAGGATCCGAAATCTCGCACGCTTTTCTTCTGCAACTTTGAAGCCACGGTAGAGATCACGAAGGACCTTTGCGGCGGGGGTGGGTAGATCGACAGATTGCCCTGATCCTCGGGAGCCCAGCGAGTGTTGATGCTCACGGCGGACGGTTCGCATGATTAGTGTTGGGACACGTCGATCAGGGAATGTTTCCGCAAAGGCTTTGTTTTGTATTTGTTGGATGTCACGGAGTTGAACTTCGATGCGTTGCCCCCGATACCAGGAGGCCGCGATGATCACGATCAAGAACACCACGGCTGTCATGGCAACGAGTCGTAAAGATCGGCGGATGGCGTGCAATGGATCCGCAGGGCCTAAGTCTTCGCGGCGCAAATTCAGACATGGTGCAAGTCGACCTTGCATCACTGATTGGGCCGCTTCGTCGATCAGCTGTGATACGGGTTGAGCGATAG
The Stieleria sp. JC731 genome window above contains:
- a CDS encoding ABC transporter permease, which gives rise to MWLLRIAWRNFCYRALSSLLTTVSLALGVALVVMVLAIFGIVTEAFSRNAQVGYNLVVGPKGSALQLTLNSVYYLSRPIENLPFTEYMEFFPADQRAEMVRQYGGDPALGERDGVYASYVAGGGFAIPLALGDYLSEFRVVGTTPDFFELLRHGPTLEEKFTFSAGRALKTHSEEYGYFEAVLGSRVARQMNLSVGDTFQNNHGDPEGKGHGQGFTVVGIMDPTGTPNDRAAFVNLEGFYLLDGHAKPVTEDAIIEPPTEAIADDAGHQPLTIPEREVTSILVRTGMPMLGVVLETQVNESVRAQAAAPVGEIARLMEAIVGPMLTALLVITLITCVVAAVGVLVAIYNSMNDRRRDIAVMRALGARRETVTGVILMESLLIASIGAISGWMLAHLAIWFFSGEIEDRTGVQVGILTTSSYEGWVFPLVAILALLAGLLPALSAYRTDVGTNLSA
- a CDS encoding TCR/Tet family MFS transporter, encoding MNHPESQESIASNRSDSEQSDSEASPYAPPVAIEAAEEISEAPQSPKRQAGILFIWITLFIDILGIGIVIPVLPGLVEELSGLSKSGAAWYYGVIVASYATMQFLCAPILGGLSDRFGRRPILLVALFGLGVDFIIQGMANSLWLLFVARIISGIFGASFTTGNAYIADISTDDTRARNFGLVGAAFGLGFIIGPALGGLLSAQLSLRAPFFAAAGLALLNWMYGFFILPESLPPEKRRQFSLKTANAFGIIKTLRRYPLVAGLAMVFLLKALSQRGLENVFVLFSEYRFEWSHQTVGFFLCWVGVTAVIVQGGLVRPAVKRFGEYKILLFATMISAISFLGYAFATEAWMLPAIAVVGALGGLAGPAVQSLVTKTVHESEQGEVQGALTSLQGLTSIFAPIIFTSGLFSYFTGSSAPFKFAGAPFLLGAILIFISFFVLLGVLAKHPQD
- a CDS encoding Hsp20/alpha crystallin family protein; the encoded protein is MRMVFPKQASSQFLDDLATDMNTLVETFFGETPSGDKRQKSMRVPLDIDETEKAFYITLDVPGVAQDAVEIDVSEDVLTVKGSRGGVQADTPEAVPESATDAVGRQSRKRERPNGEFHRVVRFSIPIDADHVSANLADGVLEISVPKADPNKGKRRIPVAKG
- a CDS encoding phosphatidylinositol-specific phospholipase C/glycerophosphodiester phosphodiesterase family protein yields the protein MLQKHRLVFIAYLVFVTCNFASSNVCEAVEPLRQAHAHNDYWHDRPLHDALDNGFCSVESDIFLWNGALLVGHDPIELKPDRTLQHLYLDPLKERIEKNGGKVFKDGPQFTLMVDVKTEAESTYEKLEEVLKDYRELLCRIESGKYVEGPIQVIVSGNRTIETMRKANDRLSFVDGRLEHFEETTFASTLMPLISERWSKCFRWNGEGEFPTQEKMRLQALVNAAHANGQRVRFWATSENEAVWKALLEAGVDHINTDELKRLAEFLKTSS
- a CDS encoding ABC transporter ATP-binding protein, which produces MEPNQTASPDANVGANHVLSIRNLIKTFDQPGGGQLTVLDIESLTIDQGEQLALIGESGGGKTTLLHIIAGLLTPTSGSIRIGNVETTKLSEQGRDRLRAGSIGYVFQTFNLLPAFSAIENVQLGMAFGNRPVDIGRARDLLGKVGLADRANYRPKQLSVGQQQRVAIARALAGRPKLLLADEPTANVDPASADNVLDLIINSCREENIALMMVTHSMPVTERFARVDRLEDINRALHATA
- a CDS encoding RNA polymerase sigma factor, whose product is MAPEQDRDYDEPRLIDRALAGDRSAFADLVRKNQDRLFASMLQVTGSPEEAEEVTQDAFIRAFTKLDTFQRNSQFFTWLYRIAFNSALTRRRKKRARVSLDQIREDNGLEIADEKDAVDEGMLRDERINLVRVAIETLTDEHRRILTLREMEDFAYEEIAEILQISIGTVRSRLSRARGQLKKAIESLERQSTAEGES
- the lipA gene encoding lipoyl synthase, whose product is MAFRLPVVADPEIPEGTDLSGSGRLPRWLKRPIPKSNANHMTAGLLDELKLETVCDNAKCPNRMECYSQQTATFMILGNVCTRPCGFCAVHRGRPPAMPEADEPERVAEAAARLGLKHVVITSVTRDDLPDGGADHYYRCIVAVRERTGATTEVLTPDFVQCRDALERVIEAKPTVFNHNMETVPRLYRRVRGPKSEYAWTLGMMKKVKEYDPAVKTKSGLMLGLGEERGELLDALADMREYDVDFLTLGQYLQPGEKYLPVVRYVPPEEFEELAEIAKGMGFKKVASGPFVRSSYHARDMAETEV
- the pckA gene encoding phosphoenolpyruvate carboxykinase (ATP) — protein: MFDLTQYEIDVKKIFRNASPAALYEEALRYEKNATLADTGALIAYSGDKTGRSPKDKRIVKHPESENDVWWGTVNIGLDEQVFCVNRERAIDYLNTRSRLYVLDAFAGWDPKYRIKVRVICARPYHALFMHNMLIRPTREELETFGEPDCVIINAGAFPANRYTTGMTSKTSVDLSLERREVVILGTQYAGEMKKAVFTLMNYLMPKSGVLPMHCSATSDPETDRSSVLFGLSGTGKTTLSADPKRSLIGDDEHCWTDHGVFNIEGGCYAKAIYLTRDAEPQIFDALRYGAVLENVVYDQADHHVEFDDSSITENTRGAYPIEYIPNAKIPCTAGQPTDVIFLTCDAFGVLPPVSRLTPEQAEYHFISGYTAKVAGTEVGVTEPEATFSPCFGGPFLVWHPGKYAELLSERIRRYGTNVWLINTGWSGGAYGVGSRMKLAYTRAIVDAIHSGVLKDAPVEKEPCFGLDVVTKCPGVPDEILVPRNTWSDPSAYDATAKKLAGLFHKNFKSYADGVSDKVRDAGPMPV
- the smpB gene encoding SsrA-binding protein SmpB, whose product is MAKNKKSKPKKGTASKKAGPQITVVSENRKARHRYEILDTIECGLMLMGSEVKSMREGKLSLDEAHIREKDRELWLIGADIAHYNNAGMWNHDPRRPRKLLLHAVEINKFSGRAHERGLTLIPLKVYFNERGIAKCLMGLVKGKKIHDKRETIKKRESDRGLQRAMRGRG